One genomic region from Marinobacter szutsaonensis encodes:
- a CDS encoding response regulator: MSIKNALLVDDSKVARFALSKLLESRDMQVNMAGSAEEALEFLNGHERPDVIFMDHLMPGMNGVEATRAIKGNPDTADIPIIMCTSRKSPSFTEEAKNFGVYNILTKPPQTDGLGEVLDQLASDVSNGTLPEPTFTEIPQESDREALSVPEDASVRLAPKSEPEQEPTTNGHASSNVVPLTSELIEQIARSAVKTHINNRLHELLSDLFDEQFDHLRRALDETRSKQEAAIEERLGDLSELIEQRTRHLRDDVAAEVNLNLARELAELKRDLKRQSGFTSEHMDELKDHITSVQTIDTEFWQTLQSEAIQQAHEISRETSEDIAQRTIDLFVAQQRAANSRVYTLGLALSLGIFSVGIAWLSGLFG; the protein is encoded by the coding sequence ATGTCGATCAAGAACGCTCTGCTGGTAGATGACTCCAAGGTAGCCCGGTTTGCCCTGAGCAAACTGCTGGAAAGCCGGGACATGCAGGTCAACATGGCTGGCTCGGCAGAGGAAGCCCTGGAATTCCTGAACGGCCATGAGCGCCCGGACGTGATTTTCATGGACCACCTGATGCCCGGCATGAACGGCGTGGAAGCCACCCGCGCCATCAAGGGCAATCCGGACACCGCAGACATCCCGATCATAATGTGCACCTCGAGAAAATCCCCTTCCTTTACCGAGGAAGCGAAAAACTTCGGGGTTTACAACATCCTGACCAAGCCACCCCAGACTGACGGCCTTGGCGAGGTTCTCGACCAGCTGGCCAGCGACGTCAGCAATGGCACTCTCCCAGAGCCAACATTCACGGAAATCCCGCAGGAGTCGGATCGCGAGGCTCTGAGCGTTCCCGAAGACGCCTCAGTGCGGCTCGCTCCGAAATCCGAACCTGAGCAGGAACCGACGACCAATGGCCACGCCTCATCCAATGTGGTGCCGCTTACCAGCGAACTGATCGAACAGATCGCCCGCTCGGCGGTGAAGACCCACATCAACAACCGCCTCCATGAACTGCTGAGCGACCTGTTCGATGAGCAGTTTGATCATCTGAGGCGCGCCCTGGATGAGACCCGGAGCAAACAGGAAGCCGCCATCGAGGAGCGGCTGGGCGACCTGTCGGAGCTGATCGAACAACGCACAAGGCACCTGCGGGATGACGTGGCCGCAGAGGTAAACCTGAACCTTGCGCGCGAGCTGGCCGAGCTGAAACGGGACCTCAAGCGTCAGTCAGGCTTCACCAGCGAGCACATGGACGAGCTCAAGGATCACATCACCAGCGTGCAAACCATTGACACCGAGTTCTGGCAAACGCTGCAGTCGGAGGCGATCCAGCAGGCCCATGAAATCTCGCGGGAAACGTCGGAAGACATTGCTCAGCGCACCATTGACCTGTTCGTTGCCCAGCAACGTGCCGCCAATTCCCGGGTCTATACCCTGGGCCTGGCACTCAGCCTCGGCATCTTCAGCGTCGGTATTGCCTGGCTGTCCGGTCTGTTTGGCTGA
- a CDS encoding 6-carboxytetrahydropterin synthase has protein sequence MNHLFVDNLTVIDFAYLDATRGLVGESWIADVVLGGELDEQGMVFDFSNVKRTIKRVIDERVDHRLVIPRGYQGLIWNDDQPDTFIWKLTDGSEIVHRSPDEAVVWLSAEHVVPSAVARLLEHELMEVLPANVTSVTINLREEVIEGAYYHYVHGLKKHLGNCQRIAHGHRSPIRIDRNGHRDYDLERRWASLWRDIYVGSEEDVVRRHVGADGVRYVTFEYEANQGEFALTLPEERVYMLDTDTTVELIAAHMADKMKVEFPTDSIRVKAYEGVGKGAIAER, from the coding sequence ATGAATCACCTGTTTGTCGACAACCTTACCGTCATCGATTTCGCCTACCTGGACGCCACCCGCGGGCTGGTGGGCGAGAGCTGGATTGCCGACGTGGTACTCGGCGGCGAACTGGACGAGCAGGGCATGGTGTTCGACTTCAGCAACGTCAAACGCACCATCAAGCGCGTGATCGACGAGCGCGTCGACCACCGTCTGGTGATCCCCCGTGGTTACCAGGGCCTGATCTGGAACGACGACCAGCCGGATACCTTCATCTGGAAGCTCACCGATGGCAGCGAGATCGTGCACCGTTCCCCGGATGAGGCTGTCGTCTGGCTCTCCGCGGAGCACGTGGTGCCTTCTGCTGTGGCGCGCCTGCTGGAGCATGAACTGATGGAGGTGTTGCCGGCCAATGTGACCTCCGTGACCATCAACCTGCGCGAGGAAGTAATCGAAGGTGCCTACTACCACTACGTTCACGGCCTGAAAAAACACCTGGGCAACTGCCAGCGCATCGCCCACGGCCACCGCTCCCCGATCCGCATCGACCGCAACGGCCACCGGGACTACGACCTGGAGCGCCGGTGGGCCAGCCTGTGGCGTGACATCTACGTGGGTTCCGAAGAGGATGTCGTTCGCCGCCACGTCGGGGCAGATGGCGTTCGCTACGTGACCTTCGAGTACGAAGCCAACCAGGGCGAATTCGCCCTCACCCTGCCCGAGGAACGGGTGTACATGCTGGATACCGACACCACCGTTGAACTGATTGCCGCGCATATGGCGGACAAGATGAAGGTGGAGTTTCCGACGGATTCGATTCGGGTGAAGGCGTATGAGGGTGTCGGAAAAGGGGCGATTGCCGAGCGTTGA
- a CDS encoding nucleotidyltransferase family protein, producing MLIRRFSSHPDESGFAVIVLAAGASTRLGRPKALLKLPDGGTLLDQALRQARLLSRDVRVVTGAWYPLIRFRCHRQPTVWLPCEQWAEGLSASLATGIESLRPQVKGAFVLVADQPLLDPEALRAMGQAARQVPSQPMAADYGDRAGVPAYLPRWLWPEVMALEGDRGAGRLLTEVGATLVPVEGIHDDVDTPSDWRRIRARFSQTDRTARQYRR from the coding sequence GTGCTTATCAGAAGATTCAGTTCTCATCCGGACGAATCCGGTTTTGCCGTGATTGTGCTGGCAGCCGGTGCATCGACTCGCCTGGGGCGTCCCAAGGCCCTGCTCAAACTGCCAGATGGCGGTACTCTTCTGGATCAGGCGTTGCGCCAGGCCCGGCTGCTCAGCCGGGATGTGCGCGTGGTTACCGGCGCCTGGTACCCCCTGATCCGGTTTCGCTGCCATCGCCAGCCCACGGTCTGGTTGCCCTGCGAACAATGGGCCGAGGGTTTGTCGGCGTCGCTGGCAACAGGTATTGAGAGTCTGAGGCCACAGGTGAAAGGCGCCTTTGTGCTGGTGGCAGACCAGCCGTTGCTGGATCCGGAGGCCTTGCGGGCAATGGGGCAGGCGGCGCGGCAGGTACCGAGCCAGCCGATGGCGGCTGATTACGGCGACAGGGCCGGTGTCCCTGCGTATCTGCCTCGCTGGCTATGGCCGGAGGTGATGGCCCTGGAAGGGGATCGGGGTGCCGGCAGGCTGCTCACGGAGGTTGGCGCTACCCTGGTGCCCGTTGAGGGCATTCATGACGATGTTGATACGCCCTCGGACTGGCGGCGCATCCGCGCCCGATTCAGCCAAACAGACCGGACAGCCAGGCAATACCGACGCTGA
- the gltX gene encoding glutamate--tRNA ligase, whose product MTVRTRIAPSPTGDPHVGTAYVALFNLCFARQHGGQFILRIEDTDQARSTAESERDILQALRWLGLNWDEGPDVGGPHGPYRQSERKHMYAQYAEDLVTAGHAFYCFRTPEELDAIREERKAKDMNPGIKGDLELSDEEVKRRLDAGEKYVIRMKVPDEGICEIDDMLRGTIEIDWSQVDCQILLKSDGMPTYHLANVVDDYLMGITHVLRGEEWINSAPKHKLLYQYFGWEMPVLCHLPLLRNPDKSKLSKRKNPTSINFYERMGFLPEAVTNYLGRMGWSMPDEREKFTLDEMIENFDIQRVSLGGPVFDVEKLRWLNGQWLREELNDEQFMERMRQWWFNEDALKALVPHVKGRAEVFSDVVPMAQFMFSGMLNLTPEDFAHNKLEEAQIKRVLQFTLWKLEAERHWSKENIFADIKGLAKAMELKMGDFMFPVFVAIAGTPNSWSVMDSMALLGPDMTRSRLRHALEVLGGFSKKETKKVEKEYAALGV is encoded by the coding sequence ATGACTGTACGTACCCGAATTGCTCCATCCCCCACCGGAGACCCACACGTTGGTACCGCCTACGTGGCCCTGTTCAACCTGTGTTTCGCCCGGCAGCACGGCGGGCAGTTCATCCTGCGGATTGAAGACACCGACCAGGCGCGCAGCACGGCGGAATCCGAACGGGATATCCTGCAGGCACTGCGCTGGCTGGGGCTGAACTGGGACGAAGGCCCCGATGTCGGAGGTCCCCACGGTCCCTATCGCCAGTCCGAGCGCAAGCACATGTATGCCCAGTATGCCGAGGACCTGGTAACGGCCGGTCACGCCTTTTACTGTTTCCGGACTCCGGAGGAGCTGGATGCGATCCGGGAGGAGCGCAAGGCCAAGGACATGAACCCGGGCATCAAGGGCGATCTGGAGCTGTCGGATGAGGAGGTCAAGCGCCGCCTCGACGCCGGGGAGAAGTACGTCATTCGTATGAAGGTGCCGGATGAGGGTATCTGTGAAATCGACGACATGCTGCGCGGCACCATCGAGATCGACTGGAGTCAGGTGGATTGCCAGATTCTGCTCAAGTCCGACGGCATGCCGACCTATCACCTGGCGAATGTGGTGGATGACTATCTGATGGGGATCACCCACGTGCTCCGTGGTGAGGAATGGATCAACTCCGCGCCCAAGCACAAGCTGCTGTATCAGTATTTCGGCTGGGAAATGCCCGTACTGTGCCACCTGCCGCTGCTGCGTAACCCGGACAAGAGCAAGCTGTCCAAGCGCAAGAACCCCACCAGCATCAACTTCTATGAGCGTATGGGTTTCCTGCCGGAGGCGGTAACCAACTACCTGGGCCGCATGGGCTGGTCCATGCCCGACGAACGGGAGAAGTTCACCCTCGACGAGATGATCGAGAACTTCGACATCCAGCGCGTCTCCCTCGGTGGTCCAGTGTTTGATGTGGAGAAGCTCCGCTGGCTGAATGGCCAGTGGCTGCGGGAGGAGCTGAACGATGAGCAGTTCATGGAGCGTATGCGCCAGTGGTGGTTCAACGAGGACGCTCTGAAGGCTCTGGTGCCGCACGTGAAGGGTAGGGCCGAGGTGTTCTCTGACGTGGTGCCCATGGCCCAGTTCATGTTCTCCGGCATGCTCAACCTGACCCCGGAAGACTTCGCCCACAACAAGCTGGAAGAAGCCCAGATCAAGCGAGTGCTGCAGTTTACCCTGTGGAAGCTGGAAGCCGAGCGGCACTGGAGCAAGGAAAACATCTTTGCCGACATCAAGGGCCTGGCCAAGGCCATGGAACTGAAGATGGGCGATTTCATGTTCCCGGTGTTCGTGGCGATTGCCGGTACTCCGAATTCCTGGTCGGTGATGGACTCCATGGCCCTGCTCGGACCGGACATGACCCGTTCGCGGTTGCGCCATGCCCTGGAGGTTCTGGGTGGTTTCTCCAAGAAAGAAACCAAGAAAGTGGAGAAGGAATACGCCGCATTGGGTGTGTAA
- the selD gene encoding selenide, water dikinase SelD: MGIRLTEFSHGAGCGCKIAPDVLDRILHSDAPEFKDPRLLVGNSSRDDAAVADVGNGLGVISTTDFFMPVVDDPFDFGRIAAANAISDVYAMGGKPVMAIAILGWPVNELAPEIAAQVIDGGRAVCAEAGIALAGGHSIDSPEPIFGLAVTGQVAVDRIIRNDTAKARDLLYLTKPLGVGILTSASKKGKVSAEDLAVAVKNMATLNKVGEAFAQVDGVHAMTDVTGFGLAGHLLEICRGSGLRATVSRSAIPVLPNLQPYIEADCIPGGTHRNAAAFGGAIEGMTGADKLLFCDPQTSGGLMVCVAEESRAAFEAVAREQGLELSPMGRLEAAGSEESFVVIEN, encoded by the coding sequence TTGGGTATCCGACTGACCGAATTCAGTCACGGCGCGGGCTGTGGCTGCAAAATTGCCCCTGATGTGCTGGATCGTATCCTTCATAGCGATGCGCCCGAGTTCAAGGACCCGCGCCTGCTGGTAGGCAACAGCAGCCGTGATGACGCCGCCGTGGCGGACGTGGGCAATGGCCTCGGGGTGATCAGCACCACCGATTTCTTCATGCCAGTGGTGGACGATCCGTTCGATTTCGGGCGAATCGCCGCCGCCAATGCCATCAGCGATGTCTACGCCATGGGCGGCAAACCGGTGATGGCCATTGCCATCCTGGGCTGGCCGGTGAACGAGCTGGCGCCGGAGATTGCTGCACAGGTGATTGATGGCGGTCGCGCCGTGTGTGCCGAGGCGGGGATTGCCCTGGCCGGTGGCCACAGCATCGATTCTCCGGAGCCGATCTTCGGTCTGGCTGTGACCGGCCAGGTGGCGGTGGACCGCATCATCCGTAATGATACGGCCAAAGCCAGGGACCTGCTGTACCTGACCAAGCCGCTGGGGGTGGGCATTCTCACCAGCGCTTCCAAGAAGGGCAAGGTCAGTGCGGAGGATCTTGCGGTTGCGGTGAAGAACATGGCGACGCTGAACAAGGTGGGTGAAGCTTTTGCGCAAGTGGACGGGGTCCATGCCATGACCGATGTGACCGGCTTCGGCCTGGCCGGGCACCTGCTGGAGATATGCCGCGGCAGTGGTCTGCGGGCAACCGTGAGCCGCAGCGCCATTCCGGTGTTGCCGAACCTGCAGCCCTATATCGAGGCAGACTGTATTCCCGGAGGCACTCACCGCAACGCAGCCGCCTTTGGCGGAGCCATTGAGGGTATGACCGGAGCCGACAAACTGCTGTTCTGTGATCCCCAGACCAGCGGCGGGCTGATGGTCTGTGTGGCCGAGGAGAGCCGTGCGGCATTCGAAGCCGTGGCTCGGGAGCAGGGGCTGGAACTGTCACCGATGGGGCGGCTGGAAGCGGCCGGCTCCGAAGAGAGCTTCGTGGTGATTGAGAACTGA
- a CDS encoding AEC family transporter gives MPVMVQALVPVFVLIMLGHLFRRWGFPGGDFWPQAERFTYYVLFPAMLVFKLGQARLPPSAYGDIALLIFSMLLAMTLVLVVAQLIWRWSGPVFSSVYQGAIRFNSYVGLAAGGMLLGDDGLSLTAIAVAVMVPLLNLLCILMFTLVADQDKVRFGQVFKAIVTNPLIVGSVIGVVWSYFQIGFHPLLAGILQPLSNLALPMGLMTVGAGLQLTALRGASMPFLVSSVLKLLAFPLMAAGLAWMLGMEGLMVQVAVLLATLPTATSAYILARQLGGDAPLMAGIISGQTLLAMASIPLMLSILW, from the coding sequence ATGCCAGTGATGGTGCAGGCCCTGGTGCCGGTGTTCGTGCTGATCATGCTTGGGCACCTGTTCCGGCGTTGGGGCTTTCCCGGTGGTGACTTCTGGCCCCAAGCGGAGCGTTTCACCTATTACGTGCTGTTCCCGGCAATGCTGGTGTTCAAGCTCGGCCAGGCGCGACTGCCGCCGTCCGCCTATGGTGATATTGCGCTGCTGATCTTCTCCATGCTGCTGGCGATGACACTGGTGCTGGTGGTGGCGCAGCTTATCTGGCGCTGGAGCGGACCGGTGTTCTCATCTGTTTACCAGGGCGCGATCCGGTTCAACTCCTACGTGGGCCTGGCCGCAGGTGGCATGTTGCTGGGCGATGACGGGCTGTCCCTGACGGCGATCGCCGTGGCGGTCATGGTGCCGTTGCTGAACCTGTTGTGCATTCTGATGTTCACGCTGGTGGCGGATCAGGACAAGGTGCGGTTTGGTCAGGTGTTCAAGGCGATCGTTACCAACCCGCTGATTGTCGGCTCGGTGATCGGGGTGGTTTGGAGCTATTTCCAGATCGGTTTCCACCCTTTGCTGGCGGGAATCCTTCAGCCCCTGAGCAACCTGGCGTTGCCCATGGGCCTGATGACCGTGGGTGCCGGGTTGCAGCTGACTGCCTTGCGGGGAGCGTCGATGCCGTTTCTGGTGTCGTCGGTGCTGAAACTGCTGGCCTTTCCGCTGATGGCGGCGGGTCTGGCGTGGATGCTGGGTATGGAAGGTCTGATGGTGCAAGTGGCGGTGTTGCTGGCAACGTTACCCACCGCCACGTCTGCATATATCCTGGCCCGACAGCTGGGTGGGGATGCCCCCCTGATGGCGGGTATCATCAGTGGTCAGACCCTGCTGGCCATGGCCTCCATTCCGTTAATGCTGAGCATCCTCTGGTAG
- a CDS encoding PEGA domain-containing protein — protein sequence MVDFRPLLFINALALMLLVTAGFASVGNDRSLLDLQPSSTPSETIETAVIDTPEPAEPDKAQEPPQQAPAKPAPAAIPVAEPFSIPPMPEDTQTTAMAEPAAKPEPKPKPEPTTGLMVLRSNVIGDQVTINGKEYGATRLDLELQPGEYDVTISKPGYQTWQQTVALEAGDEMTLVGKLKAYTTVNYRNGTWVGGVRTGDGTYQDKDGLRYEGHFIDGQFHGKGTAWYPDGSRYEGDWVRGQRQGEGVWRSAAGAEYTGQFAADKFHGKGTLTRANGDILTGQWAEGLLNGHGSLTTADGMLYVGGFRNNEFHGTGALTYPDGRAYEGEFSNGEFHGSGAEIFADGKKYEGQYMEGTFHGKGLLRNPNGSSIEATFRHGEPYGQVRLTTAAGEVFTARTTEPGVCYREKSYRATQCPQLEGW from the coding sequence ATGGTCGATTTCAGACCACTGTTGTTCATTAACGCACTGGCGCTGATGCTACTGGTGACCGCCGGCTTTGCATCGGTGGGTAATGACCGCAGCTTGCTGGACCTGCAACCCTCATCCACGCCTTCCGAAACCATTGAGACGGCGGTTATCGATACCCCCGAACCTGCCGAGCCCGACAAAGCACAGGAACCGCCGCAGCAGGCGCCCGCGAAACCGGCGCCGGCAGCAATTCCCGTGGCCGAGCCTTTCAGCATTCCGCCCATGCCCGAAGACACTCAAACGACGGCGATGGCGGAACCAGCGGCGAAACCAGAACCAAAGCCGAAACCTGAACCCACCACGGGCCTGATGGTGCTGCGCTCCAATGTCATTGGCGATCAGGTCACCATTAACGGCAAAGAGTACGGGGCTACCCGTCTCGATCTGGAACTCCAACCCGGCGAATACGACGTCACGATCAGCAAGCCCGGCTATCAAACCTGGCAACAGACGGTTGCCCTGGAAGCCGGGGACGAAATGACCCTGGTTGGCAAACTGAAGGCCTATACCACCGTCAATTACCGCAACGGGACCTGGGTCGGCGGGGTCAGGACCGGTGACGGCACCTACCAGGACAAAGACGGGCTGCGCTACGAAGGCCATTTCATCGACGGCCAGTTCCATGGCAAGGGCACCGCATGGTACCCGGACGGCAGCCGCTACGAAGGCGACTGGGTCAGGGGGCAACGCCAGGGCGAAGGCGTCTGGCGCAGCGCGGCGGGTGCCGAATACACCGGCCAGTTCGCGGCCGACAAATTCCACGGCAAGGGCACACTGACCCGCGCCAACGGGGACATTCTCACCGGCCAGTGGGCAGAGGGCCTGCTGAATGGCCACGGCTCCCTGACCACCGCCGACGGCATGCTGTATGTCGGCGGTTTCCGCAACAATGAATTCCACGGCACCGGCGCCCTCACCTATCCCGACGGCCGCGCCTACGAGGGCGAGTTTTCCAACGGCGAATTCCACGGCTCGGGCGCCGAGATCTTTGCCGACGGCAAGAAATACGAAGGGCAATACATGGAAGGCACGTTTCATGGCAAGGGGCTGCTGCGCAATCCCAACGGCAGTTCGATCGAGGCCACCTTCCGCCACGGCGAACCCTATGGACAGGTTCGTCTGACCACCGCGGCCGGTGAGGTATTCACTGCCCGCACCACGGAACCCGGTGTGTGTTATCGGGAGAAGAGCTATCGGGCCACCCAGTGCCCGCAACTGGAAGGCTGGTAA
- a CDS encoding zinc ABC transporter substrate-binding protein: MSILSRVGRSLAPVLLGAAVFTAAPANAEVNVVTSIKPLELLVRAVAPEDVRITNLVPPGSSPHNYTIRPSQRRALENADLVFWVGPDMETFLIRLLSADEFHDRTIALSGEDVAEGEHEEVHGHDHAHEHGEGEDPHLWVDPMLGLEMARDITKALAAQEGADQNAISEKLAAFEVALTEREAAIREQLAPAKEIDIFAYHSALVRFAEHYELELAGILTLNPELSPGARHVAEVQDKLREAIHPCLLTEPQFNRQWWRSITEGLDVTFSTWDPLAMDIEATETGYIDFQQSIADAILQCLPEDAQH; encoded by the coding sequence ATGTCGATCTTGTCCCGCGTGGGTCGATCCCTTGCGCCTGTACTCCTTGGCGCCGCCGTATTCACAGCCGCGCCCGCAAACGCCGAAGTGAACGTGGTCACCTCGATCAAGCCGCTGGAACTGCTGGTGCGGGCGGTTGCACCCGAGGATGTCCGGATCACAAACCTGGTGCCGCCAGGCTCCAGCCCCCACAACTACACCATTCGCCCGTCCCAACGGCGCGCCCTGGAGAATGCGGATCTGGTGTTCTGGGTCGGTCCGGATATGGAAACTTTCCTGATCCGCCTGCTGTCGGCAGATGAGTTCCACGACCGCACCATCGCCCTGTCCGGCGAGGACGTAGCCGAAGGCGAGCACGAAGAAGTACACGGTCATGATCACGCACACGAGCATGGCGAAGGCGAGGACCCGCATCTGTGGGTAGACCCGATGTTGGGTCTCGAGATGGCCCGGGATATTACAAAGGCACTGGCCGCGCAGGAAGGTGCAGACCAGAATGCGATCAGCGAGAAGCTGGCCGCATTTGAGGTGGCACTGACCGAGAGGGAAGCCGCCATTCGCGAACAGTTGGCACCGGCAAAGGAGATTGACATCTTTGCCTATCACAGTGCTCTCGTCCGCTTCGCCGAGCATTATGAACTGGAACTGGCGGGCATCCTGACCCTCAATCCGGAGCTTTCCCCCGGGGCGCGGCATGTAGCCGAGGTTCAAGACAAACTGCGTGAAGCGATACACCCGTGCCTGCTGACCGAACCCCAGTTCAACCGTCAGTGGTGGCGCTCCATCACCGAGGGCCTGGATGTGACGTTCAGCACCTGGGATCCGCTGGCCATGGACATCGAGGCCACCGAAACCGGTTACATCGATTTCCAACAATCCATCGCCGATGCCATCCTTCAGTGCCTACCAGAGGATGCTCAGCATTAA
- a CDS encoding aminotransferase class I/II-fold pyridoxal phosphate-dependent enzyme, protein MSQDNAHGPATRIIHNRRHRDSFGSPYSPVYNTTTYQFESTEALLDVIERRAPGNLYTRWGTNPSIEELEQGLARLESAEAALAFASGMAAISATLLAHGRKGIVCVGDLYGGTQELLVNHCQALGIPVRFLFKEEVGQLANTLDEPGKLVYFETPANPHLAILDIAAIARIAHQKGALVAVDNTFASPINQQPLELGADLVLHSATKYLGGHSDLTAGALMTTAELAAAVVPWRKNLGQLLAPETAALLSRSLRTLPVRIRQHNENAMAVAQAMENHPKVRRVLYPGLPGFTDHELAARQMKGFGGMVTIEVDGDRAASTAVADNLRLFLLATSLGGVESLVSQPCATSHHGLSQEERLKRGITDGMLRLSIGLEDSEDLIADLNQALAKAFG, encoded by the coding sequence ATGAGCCAGGACAACGCCCACGGTCCCGCCACACGCATCATCCACAATCGTCGCCACCGGGACAGCTTTGGCAGCCCCTATTCGCCGGTCTACAACACCACCACCTACCAGTTCGAAAGCACGGAAGCGCTGCTGGACGTGATCGAGCGCCGCGCGCCAGGCAATCTTTACACCCGCTGGGGCACCAACCCGAGCATCGAGGAACTGGAACAGGGCCTGGCCCGGCTTGAGAGCGCAGAGGCCGCGCTGGCATTTGCCTCGGGCATGGCCGCCATTTCAGCGACACTGCTGGCCCATGGCCGCAAGGGGATTGTGTGCGTGGGGGATCTGTACGGAGGTACCCAGGAGCTGCTGGTCAATCACTGCCAGGCACTGGGCATTCCGGTGCGCTTCCTTTTCAAGGAAGAGGTGGGCCAGCTGGCAAACACCCTGGATGAACCGGGCAAACTGGTGTATTTCGAAACGCCGGCCAACCCTCACCTGGCCATCCTGGACATTGCCGCCATCGCCCGGATCGCACATCAGAAAGGCGCCCTGGTGGCGGTGGACAACACCTTCGCCAGCCCCATCAACCAGCAACCGCTGGAGCTGGGCGCCGACCTGGTGTTGCACAGCGCCACCAAGTACCTGGGCGGCCACAGCGACCTGACCGCAGGCGCACTGATGACTACGGCAGAACTGGCGGCAGCGGTTGTGCCCTGGCGCAAGAACCTGGGCCAACTGCTTGCCCCGGAAACCGCCGCCCTGCTCTCACGGAGCCTGCGAACCCTGCCGGTGCGTATCCGCCAGCATAACGAGAACGCCATGGCGGTGGCACAGGCCATGGAAAATCACCCGAAGGTGCGCCGTGTGCTCTACCCCGGCTTGCCCGGATTTACCGACCACGAACTGGCCGCCCGGCAGATGAAAGGATTTGGCGGCATGGTCACGATCGAGGTGGACGGTGACCGGGCGGCATCCACCGCGGTGGCAGACAACCTGCGCCTCTTCCTGCTGGCCACCAGTCTCGGCGGCGTAGAGAGCCTTGTCAGCCAACCCTGCGCCACCAGCCACCACGGACTCAGCCAGGAGGAACGGCTCAAGCGGGGCATTACCGACGGCATGCTGCGGCTGTCCATCGGGCTGGAGGACAGCGAGGACCTGATCGCGGATCTCAACCAGGCTTTGGCCAAAGCCTTCGGCTAA